The segment TCGCTGATCGTGCCCGCGACCTCTGCCAGCACCGGGATCTCCATCTTCATGGACTCCAGCAGCACCAGGGTGTCGCCCGCATCGATCTGGTCGCCCTTTTGCACCACGACCTCCAGCACGCTGGCCACGATCTCCGCGCGAACATCCTCGGCCATCTTCACCCCACTCACTTCGCCTTGGCTGGCTGCTGTTCCGCCTACCTGCCTATATCGAACCACAAGACCGAAAGCGGCATCGACCACCATGCGGGAAAAAGCAGTCCTCGCGGCATGAGATACTGGACCCCAAGCATTCATTTGATCTGGAGGTTCACCATGGCCAAGCGAGGCCGCAAGAAGCGCGACCGCAAGCACTCGAAGGCCAACCACGGCCGTCGCCCCAACGCCTGACGCGGCACGCCGTCTCGGCGAAGACGGCGTACGCAACAAACCGCCCGGTCTCCCAAGGGGAAGCCGGGCGGTTGTCTTTTGTGCGGGTAGGGGCCCTCAGCCCCGGATGATGGTGGTTCGGCTGATCTCGATCTGCAGCCGTGCCCGTAGCCCTTCGGGTGCCTTCTCGCCACTGCACTTGTTGGCGATCAGGTTCTTCACCCGCTCCTCCACACCGTAGTGGCGCAGGCAGGTCGGGCACTCCTCGAGATGCTGCTTGAGCTTGTCGCGACTCTCGGCGGTGCATTCACCGTCCAGCAGCGTCCATACCTCGGCGATCACCGCCGCGCATTCGGGGTGGTCAGGGTCGACCGGGCCGATCGGCGGTGTCCAGCGTTCATCTTCAGGTGACTGGGTCACGACGACACCTCCTCGGGCGCACCGAACTGCGGATTTCGGATGAATCCCCGGTCCCTGGCCACGTCGGCCAGCAGCTCACGTAGTTGTTTACGGCCGCGGTGCAGCCGCGACATCACCGTCCCGATCGGCGTGTCCATGATCTCGGCGATCTCCTTGTACGGGAATCCCTCGACATCGGCGTAGTAGACCGCCATCCGGAATTCTTCGGGCAGGGCCTGCAGCGCCGCCTTGATCTCGGTATCCGGCAACGCCTCCAGGGCCTCCACCTCCGCCGAGCGCAGACCGGTCGACGAGTGCTCGGCGTTGGCCGCCAGCTGCCAGTCGGTGATCTCCTCGGTCGGGTACTCGGCCGGCTGGCGCTGCTTCTTGCGGTAGCTGTTGATGTAGGTGTTGGTCAGGATGCGGTACAGCCAGGCCTTCAGGTTGGTCCCGGCCCGGAACGACCGGAACCCGGCATAGGCCTTCACCATCGTCTCCTGCAGCAGGTCCTCGGCGTCGGCGGGATTGCGCGTCATCCGCAGTGCACCACCGTAGAGCTGGTCGAGCAGTGGAATGGCATCGCGTTCGAACCGAGCGGTCAGCTCGGCGTCGGTCTCTGCGGCGGGGGCCGCCTCATCGATATCGGTCATTGCGGGAGACACCGTCCCTTCTGTCGCGGCATCACCGAACAGCGCCGGCATGAATACCGGACGATCCAGGCAGGCCGTTGGCACCAAAATCTCCTATCTGACGATCCTAAGGGCAATGACCGACATCATCGGGGCCGAGGCGCCCGCAGCTGTCGATATCTGCAACAACGGTGGCCGCGTCCGTCCGCATTCCCCGCAACTAGTCTGACCGGGTGGCACGAGCAGCAACCCCGGCGATCGCCGCCCTGCTCGCCGACGGCACCGAGCACCAGATCCTGCGCTACCAGCACGACCCGCGTGCCGCGTCGTTCGGCGACGAGGCCGTCACCGAACTCGCCGCCGCGCACGGCCTGGATCCCGCACAGATCTTCAAGACGCTGATCCTTGCCGTGCCGGGCGGGCTGGCGGTGGCCGTCCTGCCGGTGCCCTCGAAGCTCTCGCTGAAGGCCGCGGCCGCCGCGTTGAATGTGCCCAAGGCGGCGATGGCCGACCGCGCCGCGGCCGAACGCTCCACCGGCTACGTGCTCGGCGGCATCTCCCCGCTGGGTCAGCGCCGGGCGTTGCCCACCGTGATCGACTCCTCGGCGCTGCGGTGGGACCGGGTGCTCTGCAGCGCGGGCAAACGCGGCTGGGACGTCGCGCTGGCACCCGCGGACCTGGTACGGCTTACCGTTGGCATTACCGGGGATATTCGCGCCACGTAGGCTGTCGACCATGTCGCTTCAGGGAAAGACCATGTTCATCTCCGGCGCCAGCCGGGGCATCGGCCTGGCCATCGCCAAGCGGGCCGCCGCCGACGGCGCCAACATCGCACTACTTGCCAAGACCGCCGAACCGCACCCCAAACTGTCCGGCACGGTCTACACCGCGGCCCGCGAGATCGAGGAGGTCGGCGGTCAGGCGCTGCCCATCGTCGGCGATGTGCGCGACGGCGACTCGGTGGCCGCCGCCGTGGCCCAGGCGGTCGAGCAGTTCGGCGGGATCGACCTCTGCGTGAACAATGCCTCGGCCATCAACCTGGGCTCCATCGAGGAGGTACCGCTCAAGCGCTTCGACCTGATGAACGGTATCCAGGTGCGCGGCACGTACAGCGTCTCGCAGGCCTGCATCCCGCACATGAAGGGGCGCGCAAACCCCCACATCCTCACGCTGTCCCCGCCCATCCGGCTGGAGTCCGAGTGGCTCAAACCGACCCCCTACATGATGGCCAAGTTCGGGATGACGTTGTGCGCGTTGGGTATCGCCGAAGAGATGCGCCAGCACGGCATCGCCTCCAACACGTTGTGGCCACGCACGATGGTGGCCACCGCGGCGGTGCAGAACCTCCTCGGCGGCGACGAGGCGATGGGCCGCGCCCGCAAACCCGCGGTATACGCCGACGCCGCCTACGCGGTCTTCACCCGCGCGGCCCGCGAGTACACCGGCCACAGCCTGCTGTGCGAGGACGTGCTGCTGGAATCCGGGGTCACCGACCTGTCGGCCTATGACTGCGTGCCCGGATCCGATCTCGGCGTCGACCTGTGGGTGGACACCCCCAACCCGCCCGGCTACACCGGGCCTTGAGGGCATCGCGAGCGCTACCGACGCACCCGCACGGGCCTGCCGAACCGGGCCGCCACCCCGGGTGAGTACATGGCGGGCAACCGGGCACCGGCCACCGGCACACCGCTCGCAACGACCAGATCGTCACGCAGGTGGTCGATCTCGGCTGCGTGCAGCGGCCATGGCGGGTGGTCGTTGGGTACCCACCAGGTGTGTCCCGCCGTGCGCGTGTGCGCACCCCAGCGAGCGGTGAGCCACACCTGCAGCGGTGTCGGCTGCAGCGGCGCACCGACGGTCACGCTCAGCGTGCTGCGCAAACCCCTTCGCGGCCAACGCCGCACGCTCTGATAGCTGATCCGGTCGCCGGATCGGGTCACCCGCATCCTCGCCCAGGTGTAGGGCACGCCCAACCCGATGCGGGTCAGCGGCACCACGGCCAGCCGCTCGGTCTCCAGGGACCGGAACAGCACGCCCTGGCGTCCCGCGGTGTCCACCGAGTACAGCCGCACGTTGGTCTCGGCGAAGGCACCGAGGTAGGGCACCGGCACCCGGTTCGCCAACGCGGTGTGGCGCATCACGAACGGGATCAACCCGACGTAGGTGAGCCCGTCGCCGAAGACATCCGGGCGGGTGCCGTCCGGGAACAGGTGCGCGACCGCCGCCGGGCGCACCGGCCAGTGCACGAAGGTCAGATCACTCCAGAATTGGCCGACCAGCACCGGGCGCCGTAACGGCGGGGCGATGACGGACGGACCGGTCACCACGTCATCGTGGCATAGGCTGGCCGGGTGTCAATCTGGTCTGCGGGACGGTATGAGGCCGTCGCCCACCGCATCGCGCCCATCTCCGCCCAGCTGGTCGCCACGGTGGACCGGTTACGCCCGCTCGATGGCGCCCTCGTCGTCGATCTCGCTTGCGGCACCGGTAACGCCGCGCTGGCGGCCGCCGCGGCCGGCGCGCAGGTGACCGGCGTCGACCTCACCCCCGAACTGCTGGCCATCGCCGCCGACAAGCCCGGCGGCGACGCGGTGCACTGGGTCGCCGCCGATGCCTCGACCACCGGACTGCCCGACGCGGGTTTCGACGCGGCGCTGTCCAATATGGGCATCATCTTCGTCGAGCCGGTCAGTCAGGTCGCCGAGATCGCCCGGCTGCTGCGCCCCGGCGGCTTCCTGGGGTTCTCCACCTGGGTACGCGACACCCACAATCCGTTCTACAACCCGATCATCGACGTGCTCGGCACACCCCCGGCCATGCCGTACAGCCCCGATCAATGGGGCGAGCCCGATATCGTCACCACCCGGCTCGCCGATGATTTCGACGAAATCTTCATCGAGAATGGCCGGCATGCTTGGGAATTCGGGTCGGTGGCGGATGCCGTGGTATTCGTCACCGACGAATCCCCGATGCACGTGGACCTGTTCACCCGTTCCGATGAGGACACCTGCGTGCGCCTGACCGAGGCGTTCACCGCGGCCTTCGAGCGCTACGCGACCGCCGACGGGATCAGCTTCGAAGCGTCCTACGCGGTGGTCGCGGCCCGGCGGCGCTAGTCACTGCGCCTGATACAGGATCCCGCGGCCGATTGCCTCGCGAACCTCCGGCAGCGCCACCTCGGCCAGTGCATCGGCGTCCACCCCGTGGTGCGCCGCGAGCAGGGCGATCAGCGTGCCCAGCGGCACCTCCCCGCGGCAACCCGCCAGCAACGCGGTGAGAACCTCGTCGACACCGATCACCGCGCCCGGACCACCCGGGCGCCGGACCGCGGCACCGACCTGCTGCCAGCCGTCGGGCCCCGGCAGCGACTGCTGCTCCAGGAACACCGGTGCGGTGGACAACCGCGCCGCCAGTAGGGTGGAGTCGCTGGTGGCGCGCAGATATCCGCGCCGGGCGAAGAACGCCTCCACTTCGGCGCCGGTGACGAGTTCATCCGCGGCGGTGATCTCTTCGAGGATCTGCTCGGGCGCCTCACCCTCCACCGGGCGCCGCAGCGAGATCAATCCCATGCCGATCCCGGTGATGCCCTGTTCGGCGAACCAGTCCAGCCAGGCGCCGCCGCGGCGCGCCGTCTGGTCCTGACTCTCGCCGGCGTCGGCCAGCCACAGCGACACGTAGCTCACCGGGTCGGCAAGTTCACGCTGCACCACCCAGGCGTGCAGGCCGGCGCCGGCCAACCACTCGCGCACACGATCGCGCCAATCACCTTCGCGGACAATCCAGTTCGCCATGATCTGAGCGGTCCCGCCGGGGTTCAGGTGATCCCCGACCTGTTGCACGAGGGTGCGGCACACACCGTCCCCGGCCACCCCGGAATCGCGGTATTCGTAGTCGCTGGCACCGGAACCGATGACGAACGGCGGGTTGGACACGATCAGGTCGAAGCGCTCCCCCGCCACCGGCTCGAACAGGCTGCCCGAGCGCAGATCCCAGGACATCCCGTTCAGACGTGCGGTGGCCGCCGCCAGCATCAGCGCCCGCTCGTTGGTGTCGGTGCCGACGATCTGTTCGCAGTGCCCGTCCAGATGCAGGGCCTGGATCCCGCACCCGGTACCCAGATCCAGCGCGCGGCGCACCGGGGTGCGGACGACGGCACGCGCCAGCGACATCGACGCGCCACCGATACCGAGCACATGGTCACGGCGCAGCGGGCCGCCGCGCAGCGCGGCGTCCTGGTCGGAGACGACCAGAAAGTCACGGGCGCCGTCGGAATGCGGGCGGATGTCCAGTGCCGCCCGCACGGACCCGTCGACCGTCTCCAGCACCCCACCGGCCAGCAGCGCGGCCGGCGAGGCCGTCGGGAATGTCCCCTCGAGCTGGGCGCGCGGCACCTGGGCGCCGAGCAGGAACAGCCGCACCAGCGTGGACAGCGGATCCGCGCCGTCGGCCACCCGCGCGGCCGGCCACCACACACCGCGGCCCAGGGCGGCATGTGCCTGGTCGCCGAGCAGTTCGGCAACCCCGTCCACGGTGAAGCCGGCCGCCCGCAGATCGGCGCCGAGGGCGTCCAGCGTGTCCGGCCCGAGGGTCAAAACAGGCCCGCCTCGGGGTGCACGGGCGCGATGAGTTCCGGGCCGTTGTTGCGCACGCTGTTCACCAGCCGCGACACCTCCCGGATCTCGATGCGGTCCAGGTCGCCGTGCCCGCGCAGCAGGCCCTCGTCGATGGGGGCGTCGGGATCCAGCCAGCGGTCCCAGTCCGGTGCGCTGATGGACAGCGGCATGCGGTCATGGATGTCGGCGAGTTGCGCCGCGGAATCGGTGGTGATGATGGTGCAACTGATCAGCGGTGGCGCATCGGACGGATTTTCTCGGGGCCGCCACACCGACCACAGGCCGGCCATGAACAACGGCTCGCCGTCGGCGGCGTACATGTAGAAGGGCGTCTTGGCGGGCTTCTTGCCGTCCGCGGAGGCGGTCGGTTTCCACTCGTACCAACCGTCCATCGGGATCAGGCAGCGCTTGCTCTTGGCCGAGCCGCGGAACGCCGGCGACGTGGTCAACGTCTCGGAACGCGCATTGATCAGCAGGGGGCCCTTCTTGGTGTCCGGGGAGCCGTCCGCGCCGGCCTTCGCCCAGGGCGGGATCAGACCCCAGCGCATGGAACGGATCCGCCGGGTGGACTCGTCATCGGGCTCGTCATGGCGTTTGACCACGGTGCTGATGGTGGTGGTCGGCGCCACGTTGTAGTTCGCGCCGGAACCCGGCGCCTCGGCTGCCGCGGCGCCCACCGTCTCGTCGAGGGCCTTGATTTTCTCCGCCAACAGCGCCGGGTCGGTGGTCACCGCAAATCGCCCACACATACCAGGCAGGATAGAGGCCGTGAAGAACTGGCCGGCACCGACGACCACCACACCCGTGCACGCCACGGTGGCGGTACCCGGATCGAAATCACTGACCAATCGGGCGCTGGTGCTGGCCGCGCTGGCCACCCCCCAGGGGGCGACCACCATCAGCGGCGCGTTGCGCAGCCGCGACACCGATCTGATGATCGACGCCATCCGGGCGCTGGGCGTGACCGTCACCGGCGACGGCACCGAACTGACCGCCGCCGGCGCCATCGCCCCCGCCCCGGCCACCCGCATCGATTGTGGGCTGGCGGGCACCGTGCTGCGGTTCCTGCCCGCGGTGGCCGCCATCGGCACCGCAACGGTGCTCTTCGACGGCGACGAGCAGGCCCGGGCCCGCCCCATCGCGCCGCTGCTGGACGCGCTGCGCGGCCTCGGTGTCCGGATCGAGGGCAGCGGACTGCCCTTCGAGGTCCGCGGGGAGGGCTCGGTGGCCGGCGGGCAGGTACGCATCGACGCATCGGCATCCTCGCAGTTCGTCTCCGGGCTGCTGTTGGCCGGCGCCACCTTCCGCGACGGCCTGATCGTCGTGCACACCGGCGACTCGGTGCCGTCCGCCCCGCACATCGCGATGACGGTGTCGATGCTGCGCAGCGCGGGCGTCACCGTCGAGGACGACGTGCCCAACCGCTGGCGGGTGGCCCCCGGCGCGGTCGCCGCCCGGCACTGGGACATCGAGCCCGACCTGTCCAATGCGGTGCCGTTTCTGGCCGCCGCCGCCGTCACCGCCGGGACGGTACGGATCAGCCGGTGGCCGGCCGAGAGCATCCAGCCGTCGGGGGCGATCCTTGATCTGCTCTCCCGGGTGAATATCGTTGCCGAACAGACCGATTCGTATCTGCAGGCGCGGGGCGCGGCGGGCTACGGAGGTATCGACGTCGACCTGCACGATATCGGCGAGCTGGCTCCGGCGGTCGCGGCGCTGGCCGCCCTGGCCACACCGGGGTCGGTGTCCACACTGCGCGGGATCGCCCATCTGCGCGGACACGAGACGGACCGCCTGGCGGCGCTGAGCACCGAGATCAACGGCCTCGGTGGGCAATGCGCCCAGACCCCGGACGGCCTGCGGATCACCGCGGCCCCGCTGCACGGCGGGGTGTGGCGGTCCTACGCCGACCACCGGATGGCCACCGCCGGTGCGATCATCGGGCTGCGGGTGCCCGGCGTACAGGTCGAGGACATCGCCACCACATCCAAGACACTGCCCGACTTCCCCGGGATGTGGGCCGACATGCTGGGCGCGATGTGAGATCTCGCGAGTACGACGAGTCCGATGTCCGGGTACGCCCGGGCAAGGGTTCGCGTCCGCGGACCAAGACCCGGCCCGACCATGCCGACGCCGCCGAGGCGATGGTGGTCACCGTCGACCGTGGTCGGTGGGGCTGCGCGTTGGGTGGCGACCCGGATCGCAACGTCACCGCGATGCGGGCCCGCGAGCTGGGCCGCACGCCCATCGTCGTCGGCGACGAGGTGAGCATCGTCGGTGACCTGTCCGGCCGACCGGACACTCTGGCCCGCATCGTGCGTCGCGGCGATCGACGGACGGTGTTGCGCCGCACCGCCGATGACACCGACCCGGCCGAGCGGGTGGTGGTGGCCAATGCCGATCAGCTGCTGATCGTGGTGGCTTTGGCCGATCCGCCGCCGCGCACCGGGTTCGTCGAGCGCGCGCTGATCGCCGCGTATACCGGCGGGCTGACCCCGATCCTGTGCCTGACGAAATCCGATCTGGCCGCGCCGGAGCCGTTCGCGGCGCAGTTCAGCGATCTGGATCTGCAGGTGGTCACGGCGGGGCGCGACGACCCGCTCGACGTGGTGGCGCCGCTGCTCACCGGGAAGGTGACGGTTCTGCTGGGGCATTCCGGGGTGGGGAAATCCACCCTGGTCAATCGTCTTGTGCCGGAAGCGGATCGCGCCACCGGCGGGGTGTCCGGAGTCGGCAAGGGCAGGCACACCTCGACCCAATCGGTGGCGTTGCCGCTGCGCGGATCCGGCTGGGTGATCGACACCCCGGGCATCCGGTCATTCGGGCTGGCCCACGTGCAGCCCGATGACGTGGTTCAGGCTTTCTCCGACCTCGCCGAGGCGGTCGACGAATGTCCGCGCGGCTGCGGACATCTGGGGCCGCCCGCCGATCCGGAATGCGCGCTGGACACGCTGACCGGGCCCGCGGCCGGCCGAGTCGCGGCCGCCCGGCTGTTGCTGGCCACCCTCAACGAGGCGGGTTACTGACCCGCGAAGGTGCACAAACGCCGAACCGCGAGCGGCGTGTCTGGGACAGACACGCACGCTCGCGGTAGGGGTGGATGGTTATGCGGCGATCTTGCCCTGCCGCCAGCCGCGCACCGTGGCGATCGCGGTCTTCAGGCCGCGGCGTTTCCCGGTGGCGGGATCGGTGACTCCGAAGCCCTCCAACTCGTCGAACATCCGCTCGCTGCGGGTCTCCGGCGCGTTGTCCCTGGTGTCCTTGAGGAACTTGTCCGGCACGGACAGCTTGGCGATGGTGCGCCACGTCTTGCCGTACTGCACCAGGAAGTTCCCGGTGGTGTAGGGCAGATCGTATTTGTCACACAGTGCGCGCACCCGGATGGAGATCTCGTAGAGCCGGTTGCTCGGCAGGTCCGGGTACAGGTGATGCTCGATCTGGTGGCACAGGTTGCCGCTCATGAAACGCAGCACCGGGCCGTTCTCGAAGTTGGCGCTGCCCAGCATCTGACGCAGGTACCACTCACCGCGGCTCTCACCGGCCATATCGGTCTTGGTGAATTTCTCCGCGCCATCGGGGAAATGGCCGCAGAAGATCACGGCGTTGGCCCACACGTTGCGGATGATGTTGGCGACCGCGTTGGCCTTGGCGGTGGACTTGAACGTCGCACCCGGCGACAGGGAGGTCAATGCGGGCCAGAGCACATAGTCTTTGGCCACCTGATGACCGGCCTTCACGCCGAACTCCCTGACCCGGACCATTGTCGCCTTGCGGTCGTCGCGGCCCTTGAAGATCTTGCCGAGTTCCAGGTGCTGCAGGCCCACACCCCATTCGAACAGGGCGGCCAACAGCGTGTTGAACACCAGGTTCGAGAGGTTGAACGGCTTCCACTTCGCATCGCGGGTGACGCGGATGACGCCGTAGCCCACATCGTCGTCCATGCCGAGGATATTGGTGTACTTGTGGTGCATGAAGTTGTGGGTGAACCGCCAGTGCTTGGAGGCGCCACTCATGTCCCACTCCCACGTGGAGGAGTGGATCTCGGGATCGTTCATCCAATCCCACTGGCCGTGCATGACGTTGTGGCCGATCTCCATGTTCTCGATGATCTTGGCCACGCCCAGGGTCGAGGCGCCCGCCCACCAGAAGCTGCGCTTGGAACTGCCGGCCAGCAGCAGGCGGCCGACGATCTCCAGCCCACGCTGTCCGGCGATGGCCCGACGGATGTAACGCGCGTCGGCGGCGCCTCGCGAATCCTCGATGTCCTGGCGGATTGCGTCCAGTTCCGCGCCCAGCGTCTCGATATCCGCCTCGGTGAGATGCGCAAACGACGGTACGTCGGTAATAGCCATTTTTCGGCCCTCCTTCCAATCCCTACGATAACGTAACCTACGGAACCGTAGGTTACTTGTCGGTAAAAGCTATGCGTCCAGCACGCAGTCGCCGGAGGCGGCCGAAACGCAGGTCTGCACCCGGGTCCCCGGCTCGTGCTCCACGCCCGTGCGCAGATCGCGCACATGGCCCTCGACCAGGCCCACCACACACGACTGGCAGATGCCCATCCGGCAGCCGAACGGCATCTGGATCCCGGCACTCTCCCCGGCTTCCATCAGCGAAGTCGCGGCATCGGCCGGCACACTCTTACCGCTGCGCTCGAACGTCACGGTGCCGCCGGTGCCGTGCGGCGCGGCGCGGCTGACGGCGAACCGCTCCAGATGCAGATTCGCGGGGATACCCGCCTCGGCCCAGACCCGCTCGGCGTCGTTGAGCATCGCTTCCGGACCGCACGCCCACGCCTGACGTTCGCGCCAGTCCGGCACCACCTCGCCCAGGCGGGTCAGATCCAGCCGGCCCTGGGTGCGGGTGGTACGCAGTTCCATCCGGTACCCCGGATGGACATCGTGCAGTTGCTTCAACTCGGCGGCGAACATGACATCGGCCTCGGTCGGTGCGGAGTGCACGTGCACGATGTCGGTGATCTGTTCGTGGCGCTGCAGGGTGCGCAGCATCGACATGACCGGGGTGATCCCCGATCCGGCGGTCAGGAACAGCACCGATGCCGGCGCGGGATCGGGCATCACGAAGTTGCCCTGGGGCTCGGCCAGCCGCACGATCGTGCCCGGTTCCACGCCGCCGACCAGGTGCGTCGACAGGAAGCCCTCCGGCATGGCCTTCACGGTGATGGTGATGGTGCGTGCACCACGCTTGTTCTCGCCGCTGCGCAGCGGGGGCGAGGTCAGCGAATAGGAGCGCCAGCGCCAGCGGCCGTCGACCAGCAGGCCGATCCCCACGTACTGGCCGGGCTCGTAGTCCAGCGAGAAGCCCCAGCCCGGTTTGATGACCAGCGTGGCGGAATCCTCGGTCTCGCGGCGCACCTCGACCACCCGGCCGCGCAGTTCGCGTGCCGACCACAGCGGGTTGGCAAGTTTGAGGTAATCGTCGGGCAGCAACGGGGTGGTGATCCGGCCGGCGATGGTGCGCAGTGCGTGCCAGCCGCGGTGACGGTCTGCGCCCGCGATCGTGGGACGCACTGTGTCGGCTACTTTTGCCGCGACCTTGATCTCACTCTTCGCCACGCAACCTACGGTACCGTAACTTACGCACGCGTAGTGACTTTCCGCGCACGTGAGGTGCGACGTGCATCACAACAGCTCGAGCAGGAACGGCAACTCCTGCGGCGCGTACCAGGCCAGGTCGTGGTCCTGGGCGTCACCCACAGCAAGCTCGGCGTCCTCGTCGCCGAGATCCGCCTCGTCGACCCGCTCGACGGCGGCCAGGACATCGGCCTCG is part of the Mycobacterium adipatum genome and harbors:
- a CDS encoding ferredoxin reductase, producing MAKSEIKVAAKVADTVRPTIAGADRHRGWHALRTIAGRITTPLLPDDYLKLANPLWSARELRGRVVEVRRETEDSATLVIKPGWGFSLDYEPGQYVGIGLLVDGRWRWRSYSLTSPPLRSGENKRGARTITITVKAMPEGFLSTHLVGGVEPGTIVRLAEPQGNFVMPDPAPASVLFLTAGSGITPVMSMLRTLQRHEQITDIVHVHSAPTEADVMFAAELKQLHDVHPGYRMELRTTRTQGRLDLTRLGEVVPDWRERQAWACGPEAMLNDAERVWAEAGIPANLHLERFAVSRAAPHGTGGTVTFERSGKSVPADAATSLMEAGESAGIQMPFGCRMGICQSCVVGLVEGHVRDLRTGVEHEPGTRVQTCVSAASGDCVLDA